A genomic segment from Bacillota bacterium encodes:
- a CDS encoding Ig-like domain repeat protein: MKRLLLLLALWTAITSLGVAQEIDPWGMPKPWKRLEWFYSRRAFPYNDVPAGAWLRAYEQAQQLPVYQGEGLQGQALTWEFFGPDSTNQNWLARVNAIAIHPTDPNTIYIGVSKGGVWKSTNRGSTWTNLTDFLTAQYVGCLTIDPHDPNTIYLGTGEEYYAAYALGGVGIYRSTDGGNSWTLIGNNVFSGQRINEIVIDPNNRNKWIISTDAGIYITTNGGSTFTRTLSGVASALRVHPANPNILWAALGNIWGSSTNGVYVSTNGGSTWTRYSALPLGTSVGRIELDVCRSNPNVIYVAFGQTISAGARIHSVWKTTNGGSSWTQLTGAPTGSGQSWYDLVMRVDPSNPNIAYVGEVDLFRTTDGGSSWTRINPQATVGHVDQHALEFDPTDPAKIFIGSDGGLFYSTNRGTTLTPLNSGRGTMEFYAFDVHPTNANRLVAGSQDNGSQVRSTSNNYAITLGGDGFWAAYKRNDPNTVLGEVYYAVVYRSTNGGSSWSFVFNGSGDPRSPWSAPLVNDPNNPSTFYVGTIYVYRSTSNGVSGSWTRISGDLTRGSGTLSVIAIAPSNSNVIYTGSDDGAVYVSTDGGNTWNARYTGLPTRSVGGIAVDPSNPGTVYVGLQGFGSGRVFKSTNYGASWTNISGNLPDTPVNFLIVNPIAPNMLIAATDTGVFVTTDGGANWAKLGLGLPSTPCLHLRANATTGYLYVGTYGRGIWRMPLPTATFVTTRVLVDNVSGTLGGTVNLTATLQRTDTLAGVLGKTLQFAVGGVPVGSAVTNSSGIASLAYTVPEWAGTGSRTVSVTFEGDTTANPSSGSGTLSISKATPEIVLDNLTARRGQTVNLQATLRRQDNGAPISGKTITFKVAGSTVGTASTDGSGIATLPYTVPLSASLGSRVLRAEFAGDTVYLSAFREASLDVRKVLIQGTVRLGDFAGDVNGLPVAISVAQGSNSESLSASLDNSGRFSVETALAGSGSVAVKVTHWLRQRVSANLSGEASLSWNLVNGDVDGDNEVTLLDFGALVAAFGSAPGDTHWNANADLDGDEEVTLLDFGILVRNFGTLGDD; this comes from the coding sequence ATGAAGCGTCTTTTGCTGCTACTCGCCCTGTGGACGGCGATTACGTCGTTGGGCGTCGCACAGGAGATCGACCCGTGGGGTATGCCCAAACCCTGGAAGCGACTGGAGTGGTTCTACAGCCGACGTGCCTTCCCGTACAACGATGTGCCAGCAGGGGCATGGCTCAGGGCATACGAACAGGCGCAACAGCTGCCTGTGTATCAGGGTGAGGGGTTACAGGGGCAAGCGCTCACGTGGGAGTTCTTCGGACCGGACAGCACCAACCAGAACTGGCTTGCCCGCGTGAACGCCATCGCCATCCATCCCACCGACCCCAACACCATCTACATCGGCGTCTCCAAAGGGGGCGTCTGGAAAAGCACTAACCGCGGCTCCACCTGGACCAACCTGACAGACTTCCTCACGGCGCAGTATGTAGGTTGCCTGACGATAGACCCGCACGACCCCAACACCATCTATCTGGGTACGGGAGAAGAGTACTACGCAGCCTACGCGTTAGGCGGCGTGGGCATCTACAGGTCAACGGACGGAGGTAACTCGTGGACGCTCATTGGCAACAACGTCTTCTCGGGTCAGCGTATTAACGAGATTGTTATAGACCCAAACAACCGCAATAAATGGATAATCAGCACCGATGCTGGCATCTATATCACGACCAACGGCGGCAGCACATTCACCCGCACGCTGAGCGGGGTAGCCTCCGCCCTGCGCGTGCATCCCGCCAATCCGAACATCCTCTGGGCAGCATTGGGAAACATCTGGGGCAGTTCCACCAACGGCGTGTATGTCTCCACCAACGGCGGCAGCACATGGACGCGCTACAGTGCCTTGCCTCTGGGAACCAGCGTGGGGCGCATTGAGCTGGACGTGTGCCGCAGTAACCCGAACGTCATCTACGTAGCCTTCGGGCAAACCATCTCAGCGGGCGCGCGCATCCACAGCGTCTGGAAAACCACCAACGGCGGTAGCAGCTGGACACAGCTGACCGGCGCACCCACCGGCAGCGGGCAGTCGTGGTACGATTTGGTCATGCGCGTGGACCCGAGTAATCCGAATATCGCCTACGTCGGAGAGGTGGACTTGTTCCGCACCACCGATGGAGGCAGCTCGTGGACCCGTATCAATCCACAGGCGACCGTCGGTCACGTGGACCAGCATGCCCTGGAGTTTGACCCCACTGATCCTGCCAAAATCTTCATCGGCAGCGACGGGGGATTGTTCTACTCTACCAATCGTGGGACGACGCTGACCCCCTTGAACAGCGGCCGTGGCACCATGGAGTTCTACGCTTTCGATGTACATCCCACGAACGCAAACCGACTGGTGGCAGGTTCTCAGGATAACGGCTCTCAGGTGCGTTCCACTTCCAACAACTATGCCATCACGCTGGGCGGGGATGGCTTCTGGGCGGCATACAAACGGAACGACCCTAACACCGTGTTGGGCGAAGTATATTATGCTGTGGTCTATCGCTCCACAAACGGCGGTAGCAGCTGGAGCTTCGTATTTAACGGCAGTGGCGACCCGCGTTCGCCATGGTCTGCTCCGCTGGTGAACGACCCCAACAACCCATCCACCTTCTACGTGGGCACGATTTATGTGTATCGCTCGACCAGCAACGGCGTTTCGGGCAGCTGGACGCGCATCAGCGGTGACCTGACGCGCGGTTCCGGCACGCTGTCCGTCATCGCCATCGCGCCGTCCAACTCGAACGTCATCTACACCGGCTCCGACGACGGCGCGGTGTACGTCAGCACCGACGGAGGCAATACCTGGAACGCACGTTACACCGGCCTGCCCACGCGGTCGGTGGGCGGAATCGCGGTGGATCCCAGCAATCCGGGCACGGTATACGTGGGGCTGCAAGGGTTTGGCAGCGGGCGCGTCTTCAAAAGCACCAACTATGGCGCATCATGGACGAATATCTCAGGCAACCTGCCCGATACGCCGGTGAACTTCCTGATCGTGAACCCCATTGCTCCGAACATGCTCATCGCGGCGACCGATACCGGCGTTTTCGTGACCACAGACGGCGGCGCGAACTGGGCAAAACTGGGGTTGGGACTGCCCAGCACCCCCTGCCTGCACCTGCGGGCAAACGCCACGACGGGCTACCTATATGTTGGCACCTACGGACGAGGTATCTGGCGGATGCCGCTGCCGACAGCTACCTTTGTTACCACGCGCGTGCTGGTGGATAACGTATCGGGCACGCTGGGTGGCACGGTGAACCTCACGGCGACCCTGCAACGCACCGATACATTGGCAGGCGTTTTGGGCAAGACCCTGCAGTTTGCGGTGGGCGGCGTTCCTGTGGGCAGCGCGGTAACGAACTCCAGCGGCATTGCCAGCCTTGCCTACACCGTTCCCGAATGGGCGGGCACGGGCAGCCGCACCGTTTCGGTAACATTTGAGGGCGACACCACTGCCAACCCCTCCAGTGGTTCCGGCACGCTGAGTATCAGCAAGGCGACTCCGGAGATTGTTCTGGATAACCTGACAGCACGACGCGGGCAGACCGTGAACCTGCAGGCAACGTTGCGCCGGCAGGACAATGGCGCACCCATCAGCGGCAAGACAATCACCTTCAAAGTGGCAGGTAGCACCGTTGGCACTGCCAGCACCGATGGTAGCGGCATAGCGACCCTGCCCTACACGGTGCCATTGAGTGCGTCTCTTGGAAGCAGGGTACTCCGCGCCGAGTTCGCAGGAGACACAGTCTACCTGAGCGCATTCCGAGAGGCTTCGCTCGATGTGCGCAAAGTGCTGATTCAGGGCACGGTGCGCCTCGGCGACTTCGCGGGCGACGTCAACGGTCTGCCGGTAGCCATCAGCGTCGCACAGGGCAGCAACTCGGAGAGCCTGTCGGCATCGCTGGATAACAGTGGCCGATTCTCGGTGGAAACCGCGCTGGCGGGCAGCGGCAGTGTGGCGGTGAAGGTGACGCACTGGCTGCGCCAGCGGGTGAGCGCAAATCTGTCCGGCGAGGCATCACTCTCGTGGAACCTCGTCAATGGAGACGTGGACGGTGATAACGAAGTGACGCTGCTGGATTTTGGCGCGCTGGTGGCGGCTTTTGGCTCCGCGCCGGGCGACACTCACTGGAACGCGAACGCAGACCTTGACGGGGATGAGGAAGTCACCCTGCTCGACTTCGGCATCCTGGTGAGGAACTTCGGCACGCTCGGCGATGATTAG
- the mqnE gene encoding aminofutalosine synthase MqnE: MIAERVLGSELMPIYEKVMAGVRLSESDGRLLYQTSNLTGVGYLANIVRERLHGDKAYYVRNQHINYTNICNKLCRFCSFYAKKGGPAPYTLTPEQVKQRLRQYLHVPITEVHIVGGIHPKLPFQYYLDLLHAVKEVRPEVHIKAFTAVEIVQIAQVARMSYEDTLRTLKSAGLDSLPGGGLEIYSERIHQELFPRKIGGDEWSEVARAAARVGLSQYATMLYGHIETIEERVEHLIRLRELQDETGHFLALTPLSFHPEGTELEHLPHPSGYDDLRNIAVSRLMLDNFPHIKSFWIMNTPAVTQVALWYGADDVDGTVHEYEIVYQDEAPGERQQLLTRRQLIEMILEAGRIPIERDSHYNEVPPRREEELSLPVLTSAAGGVWQ; the protein is encoded by the coding sequence ATGATTGCAGAGCGCGTTCTCGGCAGCGAGTTGATGCCGATATATGAGAAGGTCATGGCAGGCGTTCGCCTCAGTGAATCGGACGGGCGCCTGCTTTACCAGACGTCCAATCTCACGGGTGTTGGTTACCTGGCGAACATCGTGCGCGAGCGGCTGCACGGCGATAAGGCGTACTACGTGCGGAATCAGCACATCAACTACACAAACATCTGTAATAAGCTGTGCCGCTTCTGTTCCTTCTACGCCAAGAAGGGCGGCCCCGCGCCATACACACTGACTCCTGAGCAGGTCAAACAGCGGCTCCGCCAGTACCTGCACGTGCCCATCACGGAGGTGCATATCGTGGGGGGCATCCACCCCAAACTGCCCTTCCAGTACTACTTAGACCTTCTACATGCGGTGAAGGAAGTGCGTCCGGAGGTGCATATCAAGGCTTTTACCGCAGTCGAGATTGTGCAGATTGCGCAGGTAGCGAGGATGAGCTATGAGGACACCCTGCGCACGCTGAAATCGGCGGGGCTGGACAGCCTGCCCGGAGGCGGTCTGGAGATATATTCCGAGCGCATCCACCAGGAGCTGTTCCCGCGCAAAATCGGTGGGGACGAGTGGAGCGAGGTCGCCCGCGCGGCGGCGCGGGTGGGTCTGAGCCAGTATGCCACCATGCTGTATGGGCACATCGAAACGATTGAGGAGCGCGTGGAGCATCTCATTCGCCTGCGCGAGCTGCAGGACGAAACAGGGCATTTTCTGGCGCTGACACCGCTCAGCTTCCACCCAGAGGGGACGGAGCTGGAGCATCTGCCTCATCCGTCTGGCTACGATGACCTGCGCAATATCGCGGTATCCCGCCTGATGCTGGACAACTTCCCGCACATCAAGTCGTTCTGGATTATGAACACGCCTGCGGTGACCCAGGTAGCGCTGTGGTACGGTGCGGACGACGTGGACGGCACGGTGCACGAGTATGAGATTGTGTATCAGGATGAAGCGCCGGGTGAACGCCAGCAATTGCTGACGCGCCGGCAACTGATAGAGATGATTCTGGAGGCAGGGCGTATCCCCATCGAGCGCGACAGCCACTACAACGAGGTGCCGCCGCGCCGTGAGGAGGAATTGTCGTTACCTGTGCTTACTTCCGCCGCTGGAGGTGTTTGGCAATGA